A genomic window from Peromyscus maniculatus bairdii isolate BWxNUB_F1_BW_parent chromosome 1, HU_Pman_BW_mat_3.1, whole genome shotgun sequence includes:
- the LOC102923193 gene encoding vomeronasal type-1 receptor 4-like — MKMTPANLAMGIFLFPQITVGMLGNSSILFYYVVLIFTGKHLMPKDLILEHLTFANSLSLITKGIPQTMAHFGFKDFLDDIGCKLIMYIYRVMRGMSLYVMCLLSSFQVITISPNNSRWHKFKHRITKHIGPSCSLSWLLHLLLNILTPARVLGPIYKKNMTNLVSNGYCSWFVSGNVAVALYMFLLCFSDGLCLGLMACSSVSMVSLLYRHKRQVKHIHSAHHFLKVSPEDRATQTVLILVCTFLISYSVSSIRLVFRTSSNGPMLWVESVFLYLEICFPIVCPFVLISNIKSISSLFLPCCSKR; from the coding sequence ATGAAAATGACTCCTGCAAACTTGGCAATGGGaattttcctcttccctcagaTTACAGTGGGCATGCTTGGCAATTCCTCAATTCTATTTTACTATGTCGTTTTGATATTCACTGGAAAGCATTTAATGCCCAAAGACCTGATCCTAGAGCACTTGACTTTTGCCAACTCTTTGTCTCTCATCACAAAAGGCATTCCACAGACAATGGCACACTTTGGATTCAAGGATTTCCTGGATGATATTGGATGTAAATTGATAATGTATATTTACCGAGTAATGAGAGGGATGTCCCTGTATGTCATGTGCCTATTGAGTAGCTTCCAAGTAATCACAATCAGCCCCAACAACTCCAGGTGGCACAAGTTTAAACACAGAATCACCAAGCACAttggtccctcctgctctctcagCTGGCTTCTGCACTTGCTGTTAAACATCTTGACTCCAGCAAGAGTATTAGGCCCCATTTACAAGAAAAATATGACTAACTTGGTGAGTAATGGATACTGCTCATGGTTTGTTTCTGGCAATGTGGCAGTTGCACTGTACATGTTCTTACTGTGCTTCTCTGATGGCCTGTGTCTGGGTCTCATGGCCTGCTCAAGTGTCTCCATGGTGAGTCTCCTCTACAGACATAAGAGACAAGTCAAGCATATCCACAGTGCTCACCACTTTCTGAAAGTCTCACCTGAGGACAGAGCCACCCAAACTGTCCTCATCCTGGTGTGCACATTTCTCATCTCTTACTCGGTGTCATCCATCCGGCTAGTCTTTAGGACTTCCTCCAACGGTCCAATGCTATGGGTAGAAAGTGTATTTCTATATCTAGAAATTTGCTTTCCCATAGTTTGCCCCTTTGTTCTCATCAGCAATATCAAGTCTATTTCTAGCCTGTTTTTACCCTGCTGTAGTAAGAGATAG